A single window of Strix uralensis isolate ZFMK-TIS-50842 chromosome 28, bStrUra1, whole genome shotgun sequence DNA harbors:
- the EGR3 gene encoding early growth response protein 3 isoform X2, which yields MDIGLANEKAGQELSSYSGTFQPAPGNKTVTYLGKFAFDSPSNWCQDNIISLMSAGILGVPPSSGALTSTQSSAGSMGPPQGEVDQMYPALPPYSSCSDLYPEPVSFHDPQSNPGLTYSPQDYQAAKPALDSNLFPMIPDYNLYHHPNDMGTITEHKPFQSLDPIRVNPPPITPLETIKAFKDKQIHPGFGGLPQPPLTLKPIRPRKYPNRPSKTPLHERPHACPAEGCDRRFSRSDELTRHLRIHTGHKPFQCRICMRSFSRSDHLTTHIRTHTGEKPFACEFCGRKFARSDERKRHAKIHLKQKEKKAEKGSAGQPPAAPPTAAAAAAAAATSPPVALAPAVTTCA from the coding sequence ATGGACATTGGCTTAGCGAACGAAAAGGCCGGTCAGGAACTGTCCTCTTATTCGGGGACTTTTCAACCCGCCCCGGGCAACAAGACTGTCACCTACCTGGGGAAATTCGCTTTCGACTCGCCCTCCAACTGGTGCCAGGACAACATCATCAGCCTGATGAGCGCGGGCATCCTGGGGGTGCCGCCGTCCTCGGGCGCGCTCACCAGCACGCAGAGCTCGGCGGGCAGCATGGGCCCGCCGCAGGGCGAGGTGGACCAGATGTACCCCGCGCTGCCGCCCTACTCCTCCTGCAGTGACCTCTACCCGGAGCCCGTCTCCTTCCACGACCCCCAGAGCAACCCCGGCCTCACCTACTCCCCCCAGGATTACCAGGCGGCCAAACCCGCCTTGGACAGCAACCTCTTCCCCATGATCCCAGACTATAACCTCTACCACCACCCCAACGACATGGGCACCATCACGGAGCACAAACCCTTCCAGAGCTTGGACCCCATCCGCGTCAACCCGCCCCCCATCACCCCGCTGGAGACCATCAAGGCCTTCAAGGACAAGCAGATCCACCCGGGTTTCGGGGGGCTGCCGCAGCCGCCCCTCACCCTCAAGCCCATCCGACCCCGCAAGTACCCCAACCGGCCCAGCAAGACGCCGCTCCACGAGCGGCCCCACGCTTGCCCCGCCGAGGGTTGCGACCGCCGCTTCTCCCGCTCCGACGAGCTCACCCGCCACCTCCGCATCCACACGGGCCACAAGCCCTTCCAGTGCCGCATCTGCATGCGGAGCTTCAGCCGCAGCGACCACCTCACCACCCACATCCGCACCCACACCGGCGAGAAGCCCTTCGCCTGCGAGTTTTGCGGCCGCAAGTTCGCCCGCTCCGACGAGCGCAAGCGGCACGCCAAGATCCACCTCaagcagaaggagaagaaggCCGAGAAAGGCTCGGccgggcagccccccgccgcgccccccaccgccgccgccgccgccgccgccgccgccacctcgccCCCCGTCGCCCTCGCCCCCGCCGTCACCACGTGCGCTTGA
- the EGR3 gene encoding early growth response protein 3 isoform X1 yields the protein MTGKLLEKLPGTMNTLMNQLPDNLYPEEIPNSLNIFSSSSDSVAHYNQMAADNVMDIGLANEKAGQELSSYSGTFQPAPGNKTVTYLGKFAFDSPSNWCQDNIISLMSAGILGVPPSSGALTSTQSSAGSMGPPQGEVDQMYPALPPYSSCSDLYPEPVSFHDPQSNPGLTYSPQDYQAAKPALDSNLFPMIPDYNLYHHPNDMGTITEHKPFQSLDPIRVNPPPITPLETIKAFKDKQIHPGFGGLPQPPLTLKPIRPRKYPNRPSKTPLHERPHACPAEGCDRRFSRSDELTRHLRIHTGHKPFQCRICMRSFSRSDHLTTHIRTHTGEKPFACEFCGRKFARSDERKRHAKIHLKQKEKKAEKGSAGQPPAAPPTAAAAAAAAATSPPVALAPAVTTCA from the exons ATGACAGGCAAACTACTGGAGAAGCTGCCGGGGACCATGAACACTTTGATGAACCAATTGCCTGACAATCTGTACCCAGAGGAGATCCCCAACTCTTTGAATATTTTCTCCAGCAGCAGCGACTCGGTGGCTCACTACAACCAGATGGCTGCAG ATAATGTTATGGACATTGGCTTAGCGAACGAAAAGGCCGGTCAGGAACTGTCCTCTTATTCGGGGACTTTTCAACCCGCCCCGGGCAACAAGACTGTCACCTACCTGGGGAAATTCGCTTTCGACTCGCCCTCCAACTGGTGCCAGGACAACATCATCAGCCTGATGAGCGCGGGCATCCTGGGGGTGCCGCCGTCCTCGGGCGCGCTCACCAGCACGCAGAGCTCGGCGGGCAGCATGGGCCCGCCGCAGGGCGAGGTGGACCAGATGTACCCCGCGCTGCCGCCCTACTCCTCCTGCAGTGACCTCTACCCGGAGCCCGTCTCCTTCCACGACCCCCAGAGCAACCCCGGCCTCACCTACTCCCCCCAGGATTACCAGGCGGCCAAACCCGCCTTGGACAGCAACCTCTTCCCCATGATCCCAGACTATAACCTCTACCACCACCCCAACGACATGGGCACCATCACGGAGCACAAACCCTTCCAGAGCTTGGACCCCATCCGCGTCAACCCGCCCCCCATCACCCCGCTGGAGACCATCAAGGCCTTCAAGGACAAGCAGATCCACCCGGGTTTCGGGGGGCTGCCGCAGCCGCCCCTCACCCTCAAGCCCATCCGACCCCGCAAGTACCCCAACCGGCCCAGCAAGACGCCGCTCCACGAGCGGCCCCACGCTTGCCCCGCCGAGGGTTGCGACCGCCGCTTCTCCCGCTCCGACGAGCTCACCCGCCACCTCCGCATCCACACGGGCCACAAGCCCTTCCAGTGCCGCATCTGCATGCGGAGCTTCAGCCGCAGCGACCACCTCACCACCCACATCCGCACCCACACCGGCGAGAAGCCCTTCGCCTGCGAGTTTTGCGGCCGCAAGTTCGCCCGCTCCGACGAGCGCAAGCGGCACGCCAAGATCCACCTCaagcagaaggagaagaaggCCGAGAAAGGCTCGGccgggcagccccccgccgcgccccccaccgccgccgccgccgccgccgccgccgccacctcgccCCCCGTCGCCCTCGCCCCCGCCGTCACCACGTGCGCTTGA